A stretch of the Archangium violaceum genome encodes the following:
- a CDS encoding hemolysin family protein, translated as MLANGVLAGAELAIISVRKTRVHELVESGSRAARAVASLRDNPERFLATVQIGITVVSATAGAFGGASLAQPLATVLQELGVGAEHASRLALALVIGFISYLSLVLGELVPKSLALRYSERYALLIGRPLRLLSRLTKPVVWLLTASSNLVLRFFKDRTSFTESRMSPEEVHQMVEDASRSGAVNPRSGDIATRALDLADLSVADVMVPRPKVVGLRRHAPLEELKQVLQQRGHSRLPVYEGTLDRVVGYVVGTDLLSIALEQGTLDLEDALRPAYFIPETTRALDALQQMQARRTPMALVVDERGGLAGLVTLEDLLEELVGEIFSESDVPPDCLHREPDGAILADATLTVREVNRALELELPEGEAWATLGGLCLALAGIIPAPGTRLTTDDGTELEVVDASARRVKQIRIRPPARPAAEPEPESQHPPA; from the coding sequence GTGCTCGCCAATGGCGTTCTCGCGGGAGCGGAGCTCGCCATCATCTCCGTGCGCAAGACGCGGGTGCATGAGCTGGTGGAGTCGGGCAGCCGGGCCGCGCGGGCCGTCGCCTCGCTCCGGGACAATCCGGAACGCTTCCTGGCCACGGTGCAGATTGGCATCACGGTGGTGAGCGCCACGGCGGGAGCGTTCGGCGGCGCCTCCCTGGCCCAGCCCCTCGCGACGGTCCTCCAGGAGCTCGGGGTGGGAGCGGAGCACGCCTCGCGGCTCGCCCTGGCGCTGGTCATCGGATTCATCTCCTACCTGTCGCTGGTGCTGGGCGAGCTGGTGCCCAAGTCGCTCGCGCTCCGGTATTCGGAGCGGTACGCGCTGCTCATCGGCCGGCCCCTCCGGCTCCTGTCCCGGCTGACGAAGCCGGTGGTCTGGCTGCTCACCGCCAGCTCCAACCTGGTGCTGCGCTTCTTCAAGGACCGGACCTCCTTCACCGAATCCCGCATGAGCCCGGAGGAGGTCCACCAGATGGTGGAGGACGCCTCCCGGAGTGGAGCCGTCAATCCGCGCTCCGGGGACATCGCCACGCGCGCGCTCGACCTGGCGGACCTGAGCGTCGCGGACGTGATGGTGCCGAGGCCCAAGGTGGTGGGGCTGCGCAGGCACGCGCCCCTGGAGGAGTTGAAGCAGGTGCTCCAGCAGCGGGGCCACTCCCGCCTTCCCGTGTACGAGGGCACCCTGGACCGGGTGGTGGGGTACGTCGTCGGCACGGACCTGTTGAGCATCGCGCTGGAGCAGGGCACGTTGGACCTGGAGGACGCCCTGCGCCCGGCCTACTTCATTCCCGAGACCACGCGGGCCCTGGACGCGCTCCAGCAGATGCAGGCGCGGCGCACCCCCATGGCCCTCGTGGTGGACGAGCGGGGCGGGCTCGCCGGACTCGTCACCCTGGAGGATCTACTCGAGGAGCTGGTGGGGGAGATCTTCAGCGAGAGCGACGTCCCTCCCGACTGCCTGCACCGGGAGCCGGACGGAGCCATCCTCGCGGATGCCACCCTGACCGTGCGCGAGGTGAACCGGGCGCTCGAGCTGGAGCTCCCGGAGGGCGAGGCGTGGGCCACCCTCGGGGGGCTCTGTCTGGCGTTGGCCGGAATCATCCCCGCGCCGGGAACCCGGCTCACCACGGACGATGGGACGGAGCTGGAGGTAGTGGACGCCTCGGCCCGCCGGGTGAAGCAGATCCGCATCCGCCCACCGGCCCGTCCCGCCGCGGAGCCGGAGCCCGAATCCCAACACCCCCCCGCGTAG
- a CDS encoding sensor histidine kinase, whose product MTVRGKILLFAAVAVGLVAVLGGTLFSMASRGLWSTQLMFSMHEQNVFYGGLISDSMKVPHALLDAHEKGQDTGKVLDEQLRRIEADFAHLRELVRQQMAPEALPAELARIDELNHAHLGWMRRMAARLREFPAGGEDRLLHESLDAFEREVLPLLDKAWKVNSARQAEHKRWRFLTLHASQVLGAVVPLVALVLVFLMAATLIIPLRRSSRELTQGAERIGRGDFTTELLVSGDDEYSTLARAFNGMAAELRDTVREKERLAKAEAEASEREMRRYNALLEETVRQRTAQLEEANAQLLFADRLVTMGQLAAGVGHEINNPLAFILGNLGFAREELGRLQGAPSSQEREELLAALAEAHEGAERVRLLAQDLKLLSHADDGASGPVDLGAVLRSASKMATHEIRYRARLVMESDGLPPVRGNAARLCQVFLNLLINAAHAIAPGQVERNEIKLLARAGADARVSVEVSDTGCGIAAEDLERIFRPFFTTKPAGVGSGLGLSVCQRIIVAHGGELTVESVVGRGTTFRVVLPAHVAEQEPRAGAMAA is encoded by the coding sequence ATGACGGTGCGCGGAAAGATCCTGCTGTTCGCGGCGGTGGCGGTGGGGCTCGTCGCGGTGCTCGGGGGAACGCTGTTCTCCATGGCGAGCCGGGGGCTGTGGAGCACGCAGTTGATGTTCTCCATGCACGAGCAGAACGTCTTCTACGGCGGGCTGATCTCGGACTCCATGAAGGTGCCCCATGCCCTGCTCGATGCACATGAGAAGGGGCAGGACACCGGGAAGGTGCTCGACGAACAGCTGCGGCGCATCGAGGCGGACTTCGCGCACCTCCGGGAGCTGGTGCGGCAGCAGATGGCACCCGAGGCGCTGCCCGCGGAGCTCGCCCGGATCGACGAGTTGAACCACGCGCACCTGGGGTGGATGCGGCGCATGGCGGCGCGCCTTCGCGAGTTCCCCGCGGGCGGTGAGGACCGGCTCCTGCATGAGTCGCTCGATGCCTTCGAACGGGAGGTGCTGCCCCTGCTCGACAAGGCCTGGAAGGTGAACAGCGCGCGTCAGGCGGAGCACAAGCGCTGGCGGTTCCTGACGCTCCACGCCAGTCAGGTGCTCGGAGCGGTCGTCCCGCTCGTGGCGCTGGTGCTCGTGTTCTTGATGGCGGCCACGTTGATCATCCCCTTGCGGCGCTCGTCGCGGGAGCTGACGCAGGGGGCGGAGCGCATCGGCCGGGGTGACTTCACCACCGAGCTGCTGGTGTCGGGCGACGACGAGTACAGCACGCTGGCCAGGGCCTTCAACGGGATGGCCGCGGAGCTGCGCGACACCGTGCGGGAGAAGGAGCGGCTGGCCAAGGCGGAGGCGGAGGCCTCGGAGCGGGAGATGCGCCGCTACAACGCCCTGCTGGAGGAGACCGTGCGCCAGCGCACCGCCCAGCTGGAGGAGGCCAATGCCCAGCTCCTCTTCGCCGACCGGCTGGTGACCATGGGCCAGCTCGCGGCGGGCGTGGGGCACGAAATCAACAACCCGCTCGCGTTCATCCTCGGCAACCTCGGCTTCGCGCGGGAGGAGCTGGGCCGGCTCCAGGGGGCGCCCTCGTCCCAGGAGCGCGAGGAGCTGCTGGCGGCGCTCGCCGAGGCACACGAGGGGGCCGAGCGGGTGCGTCTGCTCGCGCAGGACCTGAAGCTGCTGTCCCACGCGGATGACGGGGCGAGCGGTCCGGTGGACCTGGGGGCCGTGCTGCGGAGCGCCTCGAAGATGGCGACGCATGAAATCCGCTACCGGGCGCGGCTCGTGATGGAGTCGGACGGACTGCCGCCGGTGCGGGGCAACGCGGCGCGTCTGTGCCAGGTGTTCCTCAACCTGCTCATCAACGCGGCGCACGCCATCGCGCCGGGTCAGGTGGAGCGCAATGAAATCAAGCTGCTGGCCCGAGCGGGTGCGGATGCCCGCGTCTCAGTGGAGGTGAGTGACACCGGCTGCGGCATCGCGGCGGAGGACCTGGAGCGCATCTTCCGTCCGTTCTTCACCACCAAGCCCGCGGGAGTGGGGAGCGGACTGGGGCTCTCGGTATGCCAGCGCATCATCGTCGCGCATGGGGGAGAGCTCACCGTCGAGAGCGTGGTGGGCCGGGGCACCACCTTCCGCGTCGTCCTGCCGGCCCACGTCGCCGAGCAGGAGCCGAGGGCGGGTGCGATGGCGGCCTAG
- a CDS encoding outer membrane beta-barrel protein, translating into MKVRSWMGGIALVAFCTAGSAFAAIDASRVGDVINFEQERTRVGLDVRLGMGGFTGDAGSRTAAGPLLGITAGAQPWRNFGIEAGVESQRIPINEETIQEGEALYRHNLGLMAKAGPLVMQDKLRPYVGAGVGVSYINVTDGAEGLFRNDFIQEVPVAAGVDYRFTPSVFAGARASYRFLLGTEFEDAVDLDGETSGNLLNFALTVGGRF; encoded by the coding sequence ATGAAGGTTCGTTCGTGGATGGGTGGTATCGCGCTGGTGGCCTTCTGCACCGCGGGTTCGGCGTTCGCCGCCATTGACGCTTCGCGCGTTGGCGACGTCATCAACTTCGAGCAGGAGAGGACGCGAGTGGGCCTCGACGTGCGTCTGGGCATGGGCGGATTCACCGGAGACGCCGGGTCGCGTACGGCGGCGGGCCCGCTGCTCGGCATCACGGCGGGTGCGCAGCCCTGGCGCAACTTCGGCATCGAGGCGGGTGTCGAAAGCCAGCGCATCCCCATCAATGAGGAAACCATCCAGGAGGGAGAGGCCCTGTACCGCCACAACCTGGGACTGATGGCCAAGGCCGGCCCGCTCGTCATGCAGGACAAGCTCCGCCCGTACGTGGGAGCGGGTGTCGGCGTGAGCTACATCAACGTCACCGATGGCGCGGAAGGCCTCTTCAGGAACGACTTCATCCAGGAGGTGCCGGTCGCGGCCGGCGTGGACTACCGGTTCACCCCGAGCGTCTTCGCCGGGGCGCGCGCCTCGTACCGCTTCCTCCTGGGGACGGAGTTCGAGGACGCGGTCGACCTGGACGGTGAGACCAGCGGCAACCTGCTCAACTTCGCCCTGACGGTGGGCGGCCGCTTCTAG